A section of the Vicinamibacterales bacterium genome encodes:
- the miaB gene encoding tRNA (N6-isopentenyl adenosine(37)-C2)-methylthiotransferase MiaB — translation MKYLVETYGCQMNQHDSERMAGLLEQAGYERTGDDRDADVIVINTCSVREKAEEKLYTRLGEIRMMGEEAGSRPVVAVAGCVAQQEGEKLLAKSNGHVIDVLIGTQSLKMLPLLVSEVRGSRVEGRRDLVDVGRRTSVAAARVDLNPYDDVSFPLGVARRQDGHRAYVTIIEGCNEFCAFCVVPYTRGKERMRPARDIVADVRHAADTGAREVQLLGQIVNHYQAPDEACDFADLLARVSDVPGIERIRFASPHPRHVTPRMIAALRDLPKVCRHLHLPVQSGSTRVLQAMRRRHTREEYLGLLARLREAMPDLALSTDMIVGFPGESDEDFEQTLSLTAAARYHSMFSFKYSPRPNTLAIKRLRDDVSDAEKTRRIVALQSLQKTIQGELFAAAIGRVERVLVDATSRRRDWELSGRTSGNTVVNFPGDPSWAGRLVEVRITGANPNSLRGEAIHAD, via the coding sequence GTGAAGTACCTCGTCGAGACGTACGGCTGCCAGATGAACCAGCACGACTCCGAGCGCATGGCCGGACTGCTGGAGCAGGCCGGCTACGAGCGCACCGGCGACGACCGGGACGCGGACGTCATCGTGATCAATACCTGCAGCGTGCGGGAGAAGGCGGAAGAGAAGCTGTACACCCGCCTGGGCGAGATCCGCATGATGGGCGAGGAAGCGGGCTCGCGCCCCGTCGTCGCGGTCGCGGGCTGCGTCGCGCAGCAGGAAGGCGAGAAGCTGCTCGCGAAGTCCAACGGCCACGTCATCGACGTGCTGATTGGAACGCAGAGTCTGAAGATGCTGCCGCTGCTCGTGTCCGAGGTGCGAGGGTCGAGGGTCGAGGGTCGGCGGGATCTCGTGGACGTCGGACGGCGGACGTCGGTCGCCGCTGCGCGCGTCGATCTGAATCCGTACGACGACGTGTCGTTCCCGCTCGGGGTCGCGCGGCGGCAGGACGGGCATCGGGCCTACGTCACCATCATCGAGGGCTGCAACGAGTTCTGCGCGTTCTGCGTAGTGCCGTACACGCGCGGCAAGGAGCGCATGCGGCCGGCGCGCGACATCGTCGCCGACGTCCGGCACGCTGCCGACACCGGCGCCCGGGAGGTCCAGCTCCTCGGGCAGATCGTCAATCACTACCAGGCGCCGGACGAGGCGTGCGACTTTGCCGACCTGCTGGCGCGCGTCAGCGACGTGCCGGGCATCGAGCGGATCCGCTTTGCGAGCCCGCATCCACGCCACGTCACGCCGCGCATGATCGCGGCGCTGCGCGATCTGCCGAAGGTGTGCCGGCATCTCCACCTGCCGGTGCAGAGCGGCTCCACGCGCGTCCTGCAGGCGATGCGCCGGCGCCACACACGCGAGGAGTATCTCGGACTGCTGGCGAGGCTGCGCGAGGCCATGCCGGATCTGGCGCTATCGACCGATATGATCGTCGGCTTCCCGGGCGAGAGCGACGAGGATTTCGAGCAGACGCTCTCGCTCACGGCGGCGGCGCGCTATCACAGCATGTTCTCGTTCAAGTACTCACCGCGTCCCAACACCCTCGCGATCAAGCGCCTGCGCGACGACGTGAGCGACGCGGAGAAGACGCGGCGGATCGTCGCGCTGCAGTCGCTGCAGAAGACCATTCAGGGGGAGCTGTTCGCCGCGGCGATCGGCCGCGTCGAGCGGGTGCTCGTGGACGCCACGAGCCGCCGCCGGGACTGGGAGCTCTCCGGCCGCACGTCCGGCAACACCGTGGTGAATTTCCCGGGCGACCCGTCGTGGGCAGGCCGGCTCGTCGAGGTTCGCATCACCGGGGCCAATCCCAACAGCCTCCGGGGCGAGGCCATCCATGCTGATTGA
- a CDS encoding bifunctional nuclease family protein, with product MLIEMTIKGLMVDPITNMPIIILRDKDGHRVLPIWVGVFEANAIALQIENVTTPRPMTHDLLKNVIADLRGRIEKIVVSDLKENTFFALIYLNVNGEVVAVDARPSDAIALALRAQAPIFVDEKVIDHAKTVDIAPEKGETERLQKWLENLDPDDLGKYKM from the coding sequence ATGCTGATTGAAATGACGATCAAGGGGCTGATGGTGGATCCGATCACCAACATGCCCATCATCATCCTGCGCGACAAGGACGGGCATCGCGTGCTGCCCATCTGGGTCGGCGTGTTCGAGGCCAACGCGATCGCGCTGCAGATCGAGAACGTCACCACGCCGCGGCCGATGACGCACGACCTGCTGAAGAACGTCATCGCCGACCTGCGCGGGCGCATCGAGAAGATCGTGGTCTCGGACCTGAAGGAGAACACGTTCTTCGCGCTGATTTATCTCAACGTCAACGGGGAAGTGGTGGCGGTCGACGCGCGGCCGAGCGACGCCATCGCGCTGGCGCTCCGGGCGCAGGCGCCGATCTTCGTCGACGAGAAGGTCATCGATCACGCCAAGACGGTGGACATCGCGCCGGAAAAAGGGGAGACCGAGCGGCTCCAGAAGTGGCTCGAGAACCTGGATCCGGACGATTTGGGCAAATACAAGATGTAG
- a CDS encoding MotA/TolQ/ExbB proton channel family protein — MHTLGFVAVALQAAAAPDPGTGGVDFITLIAEATWLAKSVLLILLLFSAVSWGVILSKTWQYRRAARDTHTFLQVFRKSTKFSEVQSIAASVPSSPLVGIFQAGYAELNTQLRQPGVRASSQPDGEPKPAAGAARPTLRSLDAVDRALLRATSVEVSKLEKRVPFLATTASITPFIGLFGTVVGIMVAFSRIGAEGSTSLAVVAPGIADALIATAAGLFAAVPAVYFYNAFSNRVKEFAAQMDDFALEFLNISERNFT; from the coding sequence TTGCACACGCTTGGCTTTGTTGCCGTCGCCCTTCAGGCGGCGGCGGCGCCGGACCCTGGGACCGGCGGAGTGGACTTCATCACCCTCATCGCGGAAGCCACTTGGCTTGCGAAGAGCGTCCTTCTGATACTGCTCCTCTTCTCCGCCGTTTCCTGGGGCGTCATTCTGTCCAAGACCTGGCAGTATCGCCGCGCGGCGCGCGACACGCACACGTTCCTGCAGGTCTTCCGCAAGAGCACCAAGTTCTCCGAGGTGCAGTCGATCGCCGCGAGCGTGCCGTCGAGTCCGCTGGTCGGCATCTTTCAGGCGGGTTACGCGGAGCTGAACACGCAGCTGCGGCAGCCGGGCGTCCGCGCCTCGTCGCAGCCCGACGGCGAGCCCAAGCCAGCCGCGGGCGCCGCGCGTCCAACTCTACGCAGCCTCGACGCGGTCGACAGGGCACTGCTGCGCGCGACGAGCGTCGAAGTGAGCAAGCTCGAGAAGCGCGTGCCGTTTCTGGCGACGACGGCGAGCATCACGCCGTTCATCGGGCTGTTCGGCACCGTGGTCGGGATCATGGTGGCGTTCTCGCGGATCGGCGCGGAGGGATCGACGAGTCTCGCGGTGGTCGCGCCCGGCATCGCCGACGCGCTGATCGCGACCGCGGCGGGCCTGTTCGCGGCGGTGCCGGCGGTGTACTTCTACAACGCGTTCTCGAACCGGGTGAAGGAGTTCGCGGCGCAGATGGATGACTTCGCGCTCGAGTTCCTGAACATCAGCGAGCGCAACTTCACGTGA
- the recN gene encoding DNA repair protein RecN, with protein sequence MIRFLSIRHLAVIDGLELEFGPGLTVLTGETGAGKSILVGAVGLLVGGRASADLVRTGEETATVQAVFEKPDGGELIVRREISAQGRSRAFVDGALVTSAALRDAAGALVDLHGQHEHQVLLDPAAHLDLLDEFSGLTSERGAVAEAFRAWQTVRDERARLAAGEQQKASRAEFLSFQLAEIDKASPKPGEDEELAATRQVLSNADRLQRLCAEAYTSLYEGDDAALPALAATWKRVGELAALDPRFVPYLDAKDAVKSQLEDLAFFLRSYAEDIDASPARLQEIEDRLALLERLKRKHGPSLADAIAKAAALRRELHDIEHATERAAELDAALDRARTEYTRVAGALSARRRAAATQFARAIEKALADLAMARTRCEVRFAAPGGEAQWTERGLDEAEFYISPNPGEELRPLARIASGGELSRIMLALKTLASTDAPGKTLIFDEVDAGIGGAVADVVGARLRLLGDRCQVLCITHLPQIAAYGAAHFRIEKAVKGGRTSTSVSRVEGVARETEIARMMGGADVSAAVLAGAREIIEAKANIGRKAKAKP encoded by the coding sequence ATGATCCGGTTCCTCAGCATCCGTCACCTCGCGGTCATCGACGGCCTCGAGCTCGAGTTCGGCCCCGGACTGACGGTCCTGACGGGCGAAACCGGTGCGGGCAAGTCGATCCTGGTCGGCGCCGTCGGGCTGCTCGTGGGCGGCCGCGCGAGCGCGGATCTGGTGCGCACCGGCGAGGAGACCGCCACCGTGCAGGCGGTATTCGAGAAGCCCGACGGCGGCGAGCTCATCGTCCGCCGCGAGATATCCGCCCAGGGACGCAGCCGCGCGTTCGTCGACGGGGCGCTCGTCACCAGCGCGGCGCTGCGCGATGCCGCGGGCGCGCTCGTCGATCTTCACGGCCAGCACGAGCACCAGGTGCTGCTCGATCCCGCCGCGCATCTCGATCTGCTCGACGAGTTCTCCGGCCTGACGTCCGAGCGCGGCGCGGTCGCCGAGGCGTTCCGCGCGTGGCAGACGGTCCGCGACGAACGGGCGCGGCTTGCCGCCGGCGAGCAGCAGAAGGCGTCGCGCGCCGAGTTCCTGTCGTTCCAGCTCGCGGAGATCGACAAGGCGTCCCCGAAGCCGGGTGAAGACGAAGAGCTCGCGGCGACGCGTCAGGTGCTGTCGAACGCCGACCGGCTGCAGCGCCTGTGCGCCGAGGCGTACACGTCGCTCTACGAAGGTGACGACGCGGCGCTGCCGGCGCTGGCGGCGACGTGGAAGCGTGTGGGGGAGCTGGCGGCGCTCGATCCCAGGTTCGTGCCGTACCTCGACGCGAAAGACGCGGTGAAGTCGCAGCTCGAGGACCTGGCGTTCTTCCTGCGCTCGTACGCGGAGGACATCGACGCGTCTCCGGCGCGCCTGCAGGAGATCGAGGATCGCCTCGCGCTGCTGGAGCGTCTGAAGAGGAAGCACGGCCCGTCCCTCGCGGACGCGATCGCCAAGGCGGCGGCGCTGCGGCGCGAACTGCACGACATCGAGCACGCGACCGAGCGCGCCGCCGAGCTCGACGCCGCGCTCGACCGGGCCCGGACGGAATACACGCGCGTCGCCGGAGCGCTGTCGGCGCGCCGCCGGGCCGCCGCGACGCAGTTCGCGCGCGCGATCGAAAAGGCGCTGGCAGACCTCGCCATGGCCAGGACCCGGTGCGAGGTGCGCTTCGCCGCTCCCGGCGGGGAAGCGCAGTGGACCGAGCGCGGCCTCGACGAAGCGGAGTTCTACATCTCGCCCAATCCCGGCGAGGAGCTGCGGCCGCTGGCGCGGATCGCCTCGGGCGGCGAGCTCTCGCGCATCATGCTGGCGTTGAAGACGCTGGCCTCGACCGATGCCCCCGGCAAGACCCTGATCTTCGACGAGGTCGACGCCGGCATCGGCGGCGCCGTCGCGGACGTCGTCGGCGCCAGGCTGCGCCTGCTCGGGGATCGGTGCCAGGTGCTGTGCATCACGCACCTGCCGCAGATCGCCGCGTACGGAGCCGCGCATTTCCGCATCGAGAAGGCGGTGAAGGGCGGCCGCACGTCCACCAGCGTCAGCCGGGTCGAAGGGGTGGCGCGGGAAACCGAAATCGCGCGCATGATGGGAGGAGCGGACGTAAGCGCCGCGGTGCTCGCCGGCGCGCGCGAAATCATCGAAGCGAAAGCGAATATCGGGCGAAAGGCGAAAGCGAAACCGTGA
- a CDS encoding ExbD/TolR family protein yields the protein MPKVHQNGHGVNARRGRGNRVSTSLAEINVIPLVDVMLVLLIIFMVAAPMMTQGMQVNLPQARRATPVTAEPIYITVPANFAAERRVQIGNETIRVDILAERAKQSLLGRDEKSLFVRADGSVAYRDLVFVVDRLKEGGIEKVGLITVPVGAK from the coding sequence ATGCCTAAGGTCCATCAGAACGGCCACGGGGTGAACGCGCGGCGCGGGCGCGGCAATCGGGTGTCGACGTCGCTCGCCGAGATCAACGTCATCCCGCTGGTCGACGTCATGCTCGTGCTGTTGATCATCTTCATGGTCGCGGCGCCGATGATGACGCAGGGGATGCAGGTGAACCTCCCGCAGGCGCGGCGGGCCACGCCGGTGACGGCGGAGCCGATCTACATCACCGTGCCGGCGAACTTCGCGGCGGAGCGGCGGGTGCAGATCGGCAACGAAACGATTCGCGTCGACATCCTGGCGGAGCGCGCGAAGCAGTCGCTGCTCGGACGCGACGAGAAGTCGCTCTTCGTGCGCGCCGACGGCTCGGTCGCCTATCGGGATCTCGTCTTCGTCGTCGACCGGCTCAAGGAAGGCGGGATCGAGAAGGTCGGCCTCATCACCGTACCGGTGGGCGCGAAGTGA
- a CDS encoding LptF/LptG family permease: protein MFKTLDRYVIREILPPFFLSLLIFTFILEIPPTMDYLEALVAKGVTWSVAARIVLTLVPQALGLTIPMALLVGLLIGLGRMSGDREAVALLACGVSPYRLLRPVFLFAAVIGAAHLYVMIRAIPDANQTYRQIVYDVVSQQVENDVRPQVFFTNFPNWVLYARDIPKAGGGWKDVMVAETGRPDGMTVLYLAARGRLVLDRQKQTVTLVLEDGTRYSRRGDRAQSMETYRFPTDLMVQLDPKTVFSDSGKLLRGLNELTITALQEQARDKLSKNTTAHQEMMAIQQKFSFPAACVVFGIIGVALGLTVARDGKLAGFVVGIAVIFVYYILLYLAESVTKGYYAGPDAASRTLLVGQLARWVPNLILLPFGILALIWRARWAEGRIPFRSIVKLTNAVKGSIARRRAAASSASAPSPAAAPGAPAMARRRGVVVVIRVPRIAWLMPTILDRYVAGIYVRAVALSFAALLGLFYIGTFIDKTDKLFKGQATPGMVVQLLGYMTPQFVYFVIPLAALLGVLVTFGLLSRSSELAVMKACGISLYRIAAPLLVLSLAWSAVLYGLEQRVMAQANEKAEALDSRIRGRQPRTSNPLLRQWVVGRDGAIYHYTYFDPQRRSLQNLEVYRPARDAWRLDSQLFARSATFKGDTWLATTGWQQDFTGQTAWTAFAERPLPLEPPDYFETLQPIAEMMTVPQLKRYIDELSASGFNVVPLTIDLQKKLAFPFVTVVMTLLAIPFGMTAGKRGTLYGIGIGIVLALVYWILGGAFAAVGKAGILGPIMAGWAPNILAAGSAAYLLLTART from the coding sequence GTGTTCAAAACCCTCGACCGGTACGTCATCCGCGAGATCCTGCCGCCGTTCTTCCTGTCGCTGCTCATCTTCACCTTCATCCTCGAGATCCCGCCGACGATGGACTATCTCGAGGCGCTGGTCGCCAAGGGGGTGACCTGGAGCGTGGCCGCGCGGATCGTCCTGACGCTGGTCCCCCAGGCGCTCGGCTTGACCATCCCGATGGCGCTCCTGGTCGGCCTGCTGATCGGGCTCGGCCGGATGTCCGGCGACCGCGAGGCGGTGGCGCTGCTGGCCTGCGGCGTCAGTCCGTACCGCCTGCTCCGGCCGGTGTTCCTGTTCGCCGCCGTCATCGGCGCGGCGCACCTGTACGTGATGATTCGCGCCATTCCCGACGCCAATCAGACCTACCGGCAGATCGTCTACGACGTGGTGTCGCAGCAGGTCGAGAACGACGTCCGGCCGCAGGTGTTCTTCACCAATTTTCCCAACTGGGTCCTGTACGCGCGCGACATCCCGAAAGCCGGCGGCGGCTGGAAAGACGTGATGGTTGCCGAGACCGGGCGCCCCGACGGCATGACGGTGCTGTACCTGGCGGCGCGCGGCCGGCTGGTCCTCGATCGGCAGAAACAGACCGTCACCCTGGTGCTCGAGGACGGCACCCGCTACTCGCGCCGCGGCGACCGCGCGCAGTCGATGGAGACCTACCGCTTCCCGACCGACCTGATGGTCCAGCTCGATCCGAAGACGGTGTTCTCGGACTCCGGCAAGCTGCTGCGCGGCCTGAACGAGCTGACGATCACCGCGCTCCAGGAGCAGGCGCGCGACAAGCTGTCGAAGAACACCACCGCCCACCAGGAGATGATGGCGATCCAGCAGAAGTTCTCGTTCCCGGCGGCGTGCGTCGTGTTCGGGATCATCGGCGTCGCCCTCGGCCTCACGGTCGCCCGCGACGGCAAGCTCGCCGGCTTCGTCGTCGGCATCGCGGTGATCTTCGTGTACTACATCCTGCTGTACCTGGCGGAGTCGGTCACCAAGGGGTATTACGCGGGCCCCGACGCCGCGTCGCGGACGCTGCTGGTCGGTCAGCTCGCGCGCTGGGTGCCGAACCTGATTCTGCTGCCCTTCGGCATCCTCGCGCTCATCTGGCGCGCGCGCTGGGCGGAGGGGCGGATTCCCTTCCGTTCGATCGTCAAGCTGACGAACGCCGTCAAAGGCTCGATCGCGCGGCGCCGCGCCGCGGCATCGAGCGCGTCAGCCCCGTCGCCGGCGGCGGCGCCGGGCGCACCGGCCATGGCCAGACGCCGCGGCGTCGTGGTGGTGATCCGCGTGCCGCGGATCGCCTGGCTGATGCCGACCATCCTCGATCGATACGTCGCCGGGATCTACGTCCGCGCCGTCGCGCTGTCATTCGCCGCGCTGCTCGGCCTCTTCTACATCGGCACGTTCATCGACAAGACCGACAAGCTGTTCAAGGGGCAGGCGACGCCCGGGATGGTCGTGCAGCTCCTCGGCTACATGACGCCGCAGTTCGTCTACTTCGTCATTCCGCTGGCGGCGCTGCTCGGCGTCCTGGTGACCTTCGGGCTCCTGAGCCGCTCGAGCGAACTGGCGGTGATGAAGGCCTGCGGCATCAGCCTGTATCGCATCGCTGCCCCGCTCCTCGTCCTCTCGCTGGCCTGGAGCGCCGTGCTCTACGGGCTGGAACAGCGCGTCATGGCGCAGGCCAACGAGAAGGCGGAAGCGCTCGACTCGCGGATCAGGGGACGGCAGCCGCGCACGTCGAATCCCCTCCTGCGCCAATGGGTCGTCGGGCGCGACGGCGCCATCTACCACTACACCTACTTCGACCCGCAGCGGCGCTCGCTGCAGAACCTCGAAGTCTACCGTCCCGCCAGGGATGCCTGGCGGCTCGACAGCCAGCTCTTCGCCCGCAGCGCCACCTTCAAAGGGGACACCTGGCTGGCAACCACCGGCTGGCAGCAGGACTTCACCGGCCAGACCGCGTGGACGGCATTCGCCGAGCGTCCCCTTCCCCTGGAACCGCCGGATTACTTCGAGACGCTGCAGCCGATTGCCGAGATGATGACCGTCCCGCAGTTGAAGCGCTACATCGACGAGCTCTCCGCCAGCGGCTTCAACGTCGTCCCGCTCACGATCGACCTGCAGAAGAAGCTCGCCTTTCCCTTCGTGACGGTGGTGATGACGCTGCTGGCGATCCCGTTCGGGATGACGGCGGGCAAGCGCGGCACGCTCTACGGCATCGGCATCGGCATCGTCCTGGCGCTCGTCTACTGGATCCTGGGCGGCGCCTTCGCGGCCGTCGGCAAAGCCGGCATTCTCGGCCCGATCATGGCCGGCTGGGCGCCAAACATCCTCGCCGCCGGCAGCGCGGCGTACCTGCTCCTCACCGCTCGGACGTAG
- the pal gene encoding peptidoglycan-associated lipoprotein Pal, whose amino-acid sequence MRHTQFAAIALLAAALAAGACGGKKPPVARPMPPPAGSGGGATNPTPAPPTPVPETTVPPEPKITDDPLVSGDLDAINKNSPFQPVFFSLDSFEIEGPAQQALTANAEILKKYPTWVITIEGHCDERGTAEYNLALGEKRALAARTYLLSLGIPADRLRTVSYGKEFPFDPGHDEAAWSKNRRAHFVVTSR is encoded by the coding sequence ATGAGACACACACAGTTTGCGGCGATCGCTCTGCTCGCGGCCGCGCTGGCGGCTGGTGCCTGCGGCGGGAAGAAGCCGCCGGTGGCGCGGCCGATGCCGCCGCCCGCCGGGAGCGGCGGCGGCGCCACCAACCCGACTCCGGCGCCGCCGACGCCGGTGCCCGAGACCACGGTGCCGCCCGAGCCGAAGATCACCGACGATCCGCTGGTGTCCGGCGACCTCGACGCGATCAACAAGAACTCGCCGTTCCAGCCGGTGTTCTTCAGCCTCGACAGCTTCGAGATCGAGGGGCCGGCCCAGCAGGCGCTGACCGCGAACGCCGAGATCCTCAAGAAGTACCCGACGTGGGTGATCACCATCGAGGGGCACTGTGACGAGCGCGGCACCGCGGAGTACAACCTGGCGCTTGGCGAAAAGCGCGCGCTGGCGGCGCGCACCTACCTGCTGTCGCTGGGCATCCCGGCCGATCGGCTGCGGACCGTCAGCTATGGCAAGGAGTTTCCATTCGATCCGGGACATGACGAGGCGGCGTGGTCGAAGAACCGCCGCGCGCATTTCGTGGTCACCAGCCGGTAG
- a CDS encoding ParA family protein has protein sequence MIVAIANQKGGVGKTTTAINLAAALSLRGTPTLLVDLDPQANSTMSYLDVTTVTRSVYDAIAERDVTFDDVILPSTSQPNLWVAPSRIALAKLESKLVGEIDAHFRLKDKLAPIVERYPNIVIDCPPTLGLLTVNALVASTHLLIPIQSSYFALEGTDDLLETIEKVRARANPSLNILGVVITMHDKRTALARDIRAQIDKVFGSKVFNTVITKSVRLEESPAYKESIFTFAPDSTGAAEYYRLCEEVMDRA, from the coding sequence ATGATCGTTGCTATCGCGAATCAGAAGGGCGGCGTCGGCAAAACGACGACCGCCATCAACCTGGCCGCGGCTCTCTCGCTGCGCGGCACACCCACCCTCCTCGTCGATCTCGACCCGCAGGCCAACAGCACGATGTCGTATCTCGACGTGACCACGGTCACGCGAAGCGTGTACGACGCGATTGCCGAGCGGGACGTCACGTTCGACGACGTCATCCTGCCGTCGACGTCGCAGCCGAACCTGTGGGTGGCGCCGTCGCGCATCGCCCTGGCGAAGCTCGAGTCGAAGCTGGTGGGGGAGATCGACGCGCACTTCCGGCTGAAGGACAAGCTCGCGCCGATCGTCGAGCGGTATCCGAACATCGTCATCGACTGTCCGCCGACGCTGGGGCTGCTGACGGTGAACGCGCTGGTGGCGTCGACGCACCTGCTGATTCCGATCCAGTCGTCGTACTTCGCGCTCGAGGGGACGGACGATCTGCTGGAGACGATCGAGAAGGTCCGGGCGCGCGCCAATCCGTCGCTGAACATCCTGGGCGTGGTCATCACGATGCACGACAAGCGCACGGCGCTGGCGCGCGACATCCGCGCGCAGATCGACAAGGTGTTCGGCTCGAAGGTGTTCAACACCGTGATCACCAAGAGCGTGCGGCTGGAGGAGAGTCCGGCCTACAAGGAATCCATTTTCACCTTCGCGCCCGATTCGACCGGCGCGGCGGAGTATTACCGATTGTGCGAGGAAGTGATGGATCGCGCATGA
- a CDS encoding ParB/RepB/Spo0J family partition protein, protein MAKRGLPSSVRMRHDEHYVEALASSAGAPIGRLVRIDEIDPNPNQPRQVMGDLSELMASIAEKGIIEPIIVRQRGGRFQIVAGERRYQAAIQVGLRDVPIVIREVDDDEIIEVALIENIQRKDLTPFEESEALQSLATRCGYTHEDMARRLGKSRTSITESLSLNNMPDEVKNLCRLADISSKSLLLEIVRQGDPQKMVALIEKISAGGGATREAVRKEKEAARPKAGRPKHYTFSYKAPTKAFNLQLRFTKSRVDKDEVIEALQAIIRELRSQ, encoded by the coding sequence GTGGCTAAGCGAGGCCTTCCCTCCAGTGTCCGGATGCGCCACGACGAGCATTACGTCGAGGCGCTGGCGAGTTCCGCCGGTGCGCCGATCGGGCGGCTCGTCAGAATCGACGAAATCGACCCGAACCCGAACCAGCCGCGGCAGGTCATGGGGGACCTGTCGGAGCTGATGGCGTCGATCGCGGAGAAAGGGATCATCGAGCCGATCATCGTCCGCCAGCGAGGCGGGCGGTTCCAGATCGTCGCCGGCGAGCGGCGCTACCAGGCGGCCATCCAGGTCGGTCTGCGCGATGTGCCGATCGTCATCCGCGAAGTGGATGACGACGAGATCATCGAGGTGGCGCTGATCGAGAACATCCAGCGCAAGGACCTGACGCCGTTCGAAGAGTCGGAGGCGCTGCAGTCGCTGGCCACGCGGTGCGGCTACACGCACGAAGACATGGCGCGCCGGCTGGGGAAGTCGCGGACGTCGATTACCGAGTCGCTGTCGCTGAACAACATGCCGGACGAGGTCAAAAACCTCTGTCGGCTGGCCGACATTTCCTCCAAGTCCTTGCTTTTAGAGATAGTTAGGCAAGGCGACCCGCAGAAAATGGTCGCCCTGATCGAGAAAATCTCCGCCGGCGGCGGCGCGACGCGCGAGGCGGTCCGGAAAGAAAAAGAGGCGGCCAGGCCGAAAGCCGGCCGCCCGAAGCATTACACCTTCAGCTATAAGGCGCCGACCAAGGCGTTCAATCTGCAGCTGCGCTTCACCAAGTCCCGCGTCGACAAGGACGAAGTGATCGAGGCGCTCCAGGCGATCATTCGAGAGCTGAGAAGTCAGTAG
- a CDS encoding GntR family transcriptional regulator codes for MFIELRTDDPRPVYRQIADEVRRAVAVGILKPGEGLPAARELAKQLKLNANTVQHAYRTLAQEGIVETRRGLGAFIAAAPRRDTRQNPSVIARRIAEQALREAFRHGLLASDLRKALDDISPKSS; via the coding sequence ATGTTCATCGAGCTTCGGACGGACGATCCGCGGCCGGTTTACCGGCAGATCGCGGACGAGGTCCGGCGGGCGGTGGCGGTGGGGATCCTGAAACCGGGCGAGGGCCTCCCTGCAGCGAGGGAACTGGCGAAGCAGCTGAAGCTGAACGCCAACACCGTCCAGCACGCCTACCGCACGCTGGCGCAGGAGGGGATCGTCGAAACGCGGCGCGGGCTCGGCGCGTTCATCGCTGCTGCCCCGCGTCGCGACACCCGGCAGAACCCGTCGGTGATCGCCCGCCGGATCGCCGAGCAGGCGCTCCGCGAGGCCTTCCGCCACGGCCTGCTGGCCAGCGACCTGCGGAAGGCGCTCGACGACATCTCCCCGAAAAGCAGCTGA
- a CDS encoding TonB family protein, whose translation MDAVSEVLDVRSRDADSLARMVAVSLAAHVAIIAALTIMPRFSTGQDDRVRVMTISLAGAEGPQQGRNPMDARKVETVVPEGKKPADTPPMATKPEMIEPVKKAPAPPKANAKPDPAKPLPQLQGRTPSQGAEVNKGTARIETNSTAQTQTPGLATGGGGTGGMYTDYADFCCPEYLVQVQTLIKRNWQPRQGQVGQSTVKFTIQRDGTITDVSIKEGSNQLLNLASQRALILTRSVPPLPAGFPPQQMTVYLVFEYQR comes from the coding sequence ATGGACGCGGTTTCCGAAGTCCTCGACGTTCGATCGCGCGACGCCGACTCGCTGGCGCGGATGGTCGCGGTGTCGCTCGCGGCCCACGTCGCGATCATTGCCGCGTTGACGATCATGCCGCGCTTCTCCACCGGACAGGACGATCGGGTGCGGGTCATGACGATCTCGCTGGCCGGGGCTGAAGGGCCGCAGCAGGGGCGCAACCCCATGGACGCGCGCAAGGTGGAGACCGTCGTCCCCGAGGGCAAGAAGCCGGCCGACACGCCGCCGATGGCGACCAAGCCGGAGATGATCGAGCCGGTGAAGAAGGCGCCGGCGCCGCCGAAAGCGAACGCCAAGCCGGATCCCGCCAAGCCGCTCCCCCAGCTGCAGGGACGCACCCCTTCGCAGGGGGCCGAAGTGAACAAGGGGACCGCGCGCATCGAAACGAACAGCACGGCGCAGACGCAGACGCCGGGGCTGGCGACGGGCGGGGGCGGCACCGGCGGCATGTACACCGACTACGCCGATTTCTGCTGCCCGGAATATCTCGTGCAGGTCCAGACACTCATCAAGCGCAACTGGCAGCCGCGCCAGGGGCAGGTCGGCCAGAGCACGGTGAAGTTCACGATTCAGCGCGACGGGACGATTACCGACGTCTCGATAAAGGAAGGCAGCAACCAGTTGCTGAACCTCGCATCGCAGCGGGCGCTGATTCTGACGCGCAGTGTGCCGCCGCTGCCGGCGGGGTTCCCACCCCAGCAGATGACCGTCTATCTAGTCTTCGAGTATCAGCGGTGA